Below is a genomic region from Actinomycetes bacterium.
GAGGTCGAGCACTACGTCGACGTCATGCGCTCCTGGCTCGGCCCGCACCAGGGCGAGCTCGCCCGCGACAACCCGGTCGCCGCCCTCGAGCGGGGCGAGATCGAGGTGCCTGACTTCGAGCGGCAGCTGGCCCGCCGCCTCTCCGAGCACGCCGGCCGGACGATCGAGGCCACCGGCCTCCTGCAGCGGATGTTCGACCAGTTCGAGCACGCCCCGGCGATGGCCGGGCTGGTCCTGCGGGCCCGCCGGGCCGGCCTGCTCACCGGCCTGCTGTCCAACTCGTGGGGCAACGAGTACCCCCGCGAGGGCTGGGACGAGATGTTCGACGCGATCGTCATCAGCGGCGAGGTCGGCATGCGCAAGCCGGAGCCGGAGATCTTCGCCCACGTCCTGGAGCTGCTCGGTGTCGGCGCGGCGCAGACCGTCTTCGTCGACGACCTCGAGCACAACGTGCGCGCGGCCGAGTCGCTGGGCCTGGTCGGCGTGCACCACACCTCGTACGACACGACGGCGCAGCGCCTCGAGGAGCTTTTCGGCCGTCACCTGCGCGACTGAGCCGGGTCGTCCTCAGGCGGCGAACAGCAGCGTGAGCCCGCCGACGGTGTAGCAGACCATCAGCACCAGCAAGGGCACCTGACCCACCAGGGCCCGGCGGGGCGGCAGGATGCC
It encodes:
- a CDS encoding HAD family phosphatase; this encodes MPTVLRALVVDWGGVLTEPLDAAIRAWAEIDGLEVEHYVDVMRSWLGPHQGELARDNPVAALERGEIEVPDFERQLARRLSEHAGRTIEATGLLQRMFDQFEHAPAMAGLVLRARRAGLLTGLLSNSWGNEYPREGWDEMFDAIVISGEVGMRKPEPEIFAHVLELLGVGAAQTVFVDDLEHNVRAAESLGLVGVHHTSYDTTAQRLEELFGRHLRD